A part of Antechinus flavipes isolate AdamAnt ecotype Samford, QLD, Australia chromosome 6, AdamAnt_v2, whole genome shotgun sequence genomic DNA contains:
- the FGF19 gene encoding fibroblast growth factor 19 yields the protein MALLLTPLLALAALWLAPTVRARPLTDAGPHVYYGWGDPIRTRHLYTANRHGPASFFLRIHRDGRVDGSRSQSSLSLLEIKAVARRIVAIKGVRSSRYLCMGDAGKLQGSVRFSPEDCTFEEQIRPDGYNVYLSPKYGLPVSLCSDRQRQQFQGKDFLPLSHFLPMISSTPLEAEDSGGPGEAFDSNLFSPPLETDSMDPFGFASKLSPIKSPSFHK from the exons ATGGCTCTGCTGCTGACTCCTCTGCTCGCCCTGGCCGCGCTCTGGTTGGCCCCGACGGTGCGCGCCCGGCCGCTGACGGACGCCGGCCCGCACGTCTATTACGGCTGGGGGGACCCCATCCGTACGCGGCACCTCTACACCGCCAACCGGCACGGGCCGGCCAGCTTCTTCCTGCGGATCCACCGCGACGGCCGCGTGGATGGCAGCCGGAGTCAGAGCTCGCTAA GTTTGTTGGAGATCAAGGCGGTAGCTCGGCGGATTGTGGCGATCAAGGGCGTCCGCAGCTCTCGGTACCTGTGTATGGGAGACGCCGGGAAGCTCCAGGGATCG GTGAGGTTCTCCCCTGAAGACTGCACGTTCGAGGAGCAGATCCGCCCCGACGGCTACAACGTGTACCTGTCCCCCAAGTATGGCCTCCCGGTCTCCCTGTGCAGCGACAGGCAGAGGCAGCAGTTCCAGGGCAAGGACTTCCTGCCTCTGTCGCACTTCTTGCCCATGATCAGCTCCACGCCGCTGGAGGCCGAGGACTCCGGAGGGCCCGGAGAGGCCTTTGACTCAAACCTGTTTTCCCCGCCGCTAGAGACCGATAGCATGGACCCCTTTGGCTTTGCCTCCAAACTGTCGCCTATAAAGAGCCCCAGCTTCCACAAGTAA